A region from the Streptomyces sp. 3214.6 genome encodes:
- a CDS encoding Gfo/Idh/MocA family protein encodes MGDLLGVAVLGAGHMGADHIRRLDRVVSGARVAAVADPDASRAKEAAAGVEGATVHTEAAAALDAPGVEAVLIASPGPAHEEALLEAFARGLPVLCEKPMVPDSAGALRVLEAEAGLGRRLAQIGFMRRYDAEYRRLKALLDEGRLGRPLMLHCVHRNVSSPPDFTSTMLIDSSVSHEIDAARWLLGQELTSVTVLHPRPSSGAPRGLLDPQFVVFETAQGALVDVEVFVNCGFGYQVRCEAVCEAGSARVGDDHGMLVTTRGAAGADVPQDYLVRFADAYDREVQAWVDATRRGRVTGPTAWDGYAASVVAEAGVRALEVGARVPVELAPRPGLYAGGGR; translated from the coding sequence GTGGGTGACCTGCTGGGCGTGGCCGTACTGGGTGCCGGCCACATGGGTGCCGACCACATACGCCGCCTCGATCGGGTGGTGAGCGGAGCAAGGGTCGCCGCCGTGGCCGATCCCGACGCCTCACGGGCGAAGGAGGCCGCGGCCGGGGTCGAGGGGGCGACGGTCCACACGGAGGCGGCAGCCGCGCTCGACGCTCCCGGAGTGGAGGCCGTGCTGATCGCCTCGCCAGGTCCCGCGCACGAGGAGGCACTGCTCGAGGCATTCGCCCGCGGGCTTCCGGTGCTGTGCGAGAAGCCGATGGTGCCGGATTCCGCCGGGGCGCTGCGGGTGCTGGAGGCGGAGGCCGGGCTGGGGCGGCGGCTGGCGCAGATCGGGTTCATGCGGCGCTACGACGCCGAGTACCGCAGGCTCAAGGCCCTGCTGGACGAGGGCCGGCTCGGGCGGCCGCTGATGCTGCACTGCGTCCACCGCAACGTCTCCTCGCCGCCCGACTTCACCAGCACGATGCTGATCGACAGCTCGGTGTCGCACGAGATCGACGCAGCCCGCTGGCTGCTCGGACAGGAGCTGACCTCGGTCACCGTGCTGCACCCGCGGCCTTCGTCCGGTGCCCCGCGGGGCCTGCTCGACCCCCAATTCGTGGTCTTCGAGACCGCGCAGGGCGCGCTGGTCGACGTGGAGGTCTTCGTCAACTGCGGCTTCGGGTACCAGGTGCGCTGCGAGGCGGTGTGCGAGGCGGGCAGCGCGCGCGTCGGCGACGACCACGGGATGCTCGTCACCACGCGGGGCGCCGCCGGTGCGGACGTGCCCCAGGACTACCTGGTGCGGTTCGCGGACGCCTACGACCGCGAGGTGCAGGCATGGGTCGACGCCACCCGGCGGGGCCGGGTCACGGGGCCGACCGCCTGGGACGGCTACGCGGCCTCCGTCGTCGCCGAGGCCGGGGTCCGGGCGCTGGAGGTCGGCGCGCGCGTCCCCGTCGAACTCGCCCCGCGCCCCGGCCTGTACGCCGGGGGCGGTCGCTGA
- a CDS encoding SsgA family sporulation/cell division regulator has product MDITLEQPVRARLITAEDQELPVPATLRYDSIDPFAVHVDFPPEVSLAGEAVTWTFGRALLEQGVSGPAGSGDVHIWPCGRARTVMEFHSPLGLALLQFDTGALRRFLLRSYAVVAAGQEDVDAAVDQGLQALLGNV; this is encoded by the coding sequence ATGGACATCACTCTTGAACAACCCGTCCGCGCCCGCTTGATCACCGCGGAGGACCAGGAGCTGCCCGTGCCCGCCACGCTCCGCTACGACTCCATCGACCCGTTCGCGGTGCACGTCGACTTCCCGCCGGAGGTGTCGCTGGCGGGCGAGGCGGTCACCTGGACCTTCGGCCGGGCTCTGCTGGAGCAGGGCGTGAGCGGTCCGGCGGGCAGCGGTGATGTGCACATCTGGCCCTGCGGGCGGGCCCGTACGGTGATGGAGTTCCACTCCCCGCTCGGACTGGCCCTGCTCCAGTTCGACACCGGCGCCCTGCGCCGGTTCCTGTTGCGCAGCTACGCCGTGGTCGCGGCAGGCCAGGAGGACGTCGACGCCGCGGTCGACCAGGGCCTGCAGGCCCTGCTCGGCAACGTCTGA
- a CDS encoding baeRF3 domain-containing protein — translation MENALSPATLSELRRPRPYPAVSVLTPTHRREPENTQDRVRLRNVVAEAKKQLETDPAVTRERRADVADQLDRALAEVDLAHTDDGLVIYAAPGEHQVWSLARAVPERVVLSDTFLTRNLVSAQAAERPFWVLSVSADRVTLWNGGADRVTEEHTGGFPLIRNRENFDAERQERIGDLPSTFRDEDTRHFLREADTAVGRLLREEPRPLYVTGEQAALSCIDEVGGVTRDAVHVRHGGLSHGTPDAVWQAVRPLHDAEARRDTAALARVLDSARGHRMFAAGVDELWQNAREGRVRLLAVEENYQVTVRDDGAHLVPAESGDLDAREDIVDEIVEQCLETGADVRFVPDGALGDAAGIAAVLRY, via the coding sequence ATGGAGAACGCACTCAGCCCCGCGACCCTCTCCGAACTGCGCCGCCCGCGGCCCTATCCCGCGGTGTCCGTGCTGACGCCGACCCACCGCCGGGAACCCGAGAACACCCAGGACCGGGTCCGGTTGCGCAATGTCGTGGCCGAGGCGAAGAAGCAGCTGGAGACCGACCCGGCGGTCACCCGGGAGCGGCGCGCCGACGTCGCCGACCAGCTCGACCGGGCCCTCGCCGAGGTCGACCTGGCGCACACCGACGACGGCCTGGTCATCTACGCCGCGCCGGGCGAGCACCAGGTGTGGTCCCTGGCCCGCGCCGTCCCCGAGCGGGTCGTGCTCTCCGACACCTTCCTGACCCGCAATCTGGTCTCCGCGCAGGCCGCCGAACGGCCGTTCTGGGTGCTGTCGGTCTCCGCCGACCGCGTGACGTTGTGGAACGGCGGCGCCGACCGGGTCACCGAGGAGCACACCGGCGGCTTCCCGCTCATCAGGAACCGGGAGAACTTCGACGCGGAGCGCCAGGAGCGGATCGGCGACCTGCCCAGCACCTTCCGCGACGAGGACACCCGTCACTTCCTGCGCGAAGCCGACACCGCCGTGGGCAGGCTGCTGCGCGAGGAGCCGCGGCCGTTGTACGTCACCGGCGAGCAGGCGGCGCTGTCCTGCATCGACGAGGTGGGCGGAGTCACCCGGGACGCGGTGCACGTCCGGCACGGCGGACTGTCCCACGGCACGCCCGACGCCGTCTGGCAGGCGGTGCGTCCGCTGCACGACGCGGAGGCGCGCCGGGACACCGCGGCGCTGGCCAGGGTGCTCGACTCCGCCCGCGGTCACCGCATGTTCGCGGCCGGCGTCGACGAGCTCTGGCAGAACGCCCGGGAGGGCCGGGTACGGCTGCTGGCGGTCGAGGAGAACTACCAGGTGACGGTGCGCGACGACGGCGCCCATCTGGTCCCGGCCGAGAGCGGCGACCTGGACGCCCGCGAGGACATCGTGGACGAGATCGTCGAACAGTGCCTGGAGACGGGCGCCGACGTGCGCTTCGTACCGGACGGCGCGCTGGGCGACGCCGCCGGGATCGCGGCCGTACTGCGCTACTGA
- a CDS encoding PP2C family protein-serine/threonine phosphatase, with product MPSHVSADRSAAQPPGRGPVDALITQTRRLKGDMDAVRQDTQGDAADPQGRWQRALYDLALHQLNDLDAHLAQLRDGPPPVPAAEPGSAAPALSRREALLSRVGSAEWNLLTDDAVWSEELYRILGRDLTAPPLTLDELPSLVLEEDRPKLTAMVTDCLVDARPIDGEFRVVRPGGEVRTVHMMGEPVLDGEGATASMWAVLRDVSELRRSQRAVRESRVSLQQQRHRAQTEHRLAVELQEAVLPPWRDSLRLPSQGPRSLDIAAHYVPAATTSLIGGDWYDALELSNGQTLLGVGDLTGHGPAVASNTAMLLGALRGMAMAGTEPAQLMSWLNQLLDATDQPALGSAVCCRYQPDTRTLMWAQAGHPAPLLFRDGTGHRLTSPEGVLLGATSRAAYGQAEATLEEGDLLVLHTDGLAPAARLLDLAPRLDGTRTAHDCVRLIVEECGGTAREDDACVLVARVTR from the coding sequence ATGCCGTCCCATGTCTCTGCGGACCGCTCAGCCGCCCAGCCGCCAGGGCGTGGCCCGGTCGACGCGCTGATCACGCAGACAAGGCGACTCAAGGGCGACATGGACGCCGTACGGCAGGACACACAGGGCGACGCGGCGGACCCGCAGGGGCGCTGGCAGCGCGCGCTCTACGACCTGGCGCTGCACCAACTCAACGACCTCGACGCGCACTTGGCCCAGCTGCGGGACGGCCCGCCGCCGGTGCCGGCCGCCGAGCCCGGGTCCGCCGCACCGGCGCTCTCCCGGCGCGAGGCGCTGCTCAGCCGGGTCGGCAGCGCCGAGTGGAACCTGCTGACGGACGACGCCGTCTGGTCCGAGGAGCTCTACCGGATCCTCGGCCGCGACCTCACCGCTCCCCCGCTCACCCTCGACGAACTGCCCTCGCTCGTCCTCGAGGAGGACCGGCCCAAACTCACCGCGATGGTCACGGACTGTCTGGTCGACGCCAGGCCCATCGACGGGGAGTTCCGCGTCGTCCGCCCGGGCGGCGAGGTCCGGACCGTGCACATGATGGGCGAACCCGTGCTCGACGGCGAGGGCGCCACCGCCTCGATGTGGGCCGTCCTGAGGGACGTCAGCGAACTGCGCCGCAGCCAGCGGGCGGTGCGCGAGAGCCGCGTGTCGCTCCAGCAGCAGCGACACCGCGCCCAGACCGAGCATCGGCTCGCGGTCGAACTGCAGGAGGCCGTGCTGCCACCGTGGCGTGACTCCCTGCGCCTCCCGAGCCAGGGCCCCCGCTCCCTCGACATCGCCGCCCACTACGTGCCCGCCGCGACGACCTCGCTCATCGGCGGCGACTGGTACGACGCGCTCGAACTCTCCAACGGCCAGACGCTGCTCGGCGTCGGCGATCTCACCGGACACGGCCCGGCCGTCGCCTCGAACACGGCGATGCTGCTCGGCGCCCTGCGCGGCATGGCCATGGCGGGCACCGAGCCGGCCCAACTGATGTCCTGGCTCAACCAGTTACTGGACGCCACCGACCAGCCGGCCCTGGGCAGCGCCGTCTGCTGCCGCTACCAGCCGGACACCCGCACCCTGATGTGGGCCCAGGCCGGACACCCCGCCCCGCTGCTGTTCCGCGACGGGACGGGGCACCGCCTCACCTCGCCGGAGGGCGTCCTCCTCGGAGCCACCTCACGCGCCGCCTACGGGCAGGCCGAGGCGACCCTCGAAGAAGGTGACCTGCTCGTGCTGCACACCGACGGACTGGCCCCCGCCGCCCGTCTCCTCGACCTCGCCCCCCGCCTGGACGGGACGCGCACCGCACACGACTGCGTACGACTGATCGTGGAGGAGTGCGGTGGGACCGCGCGCGAGGACGACGCCTGTGTACTCGTCGCCCGCGTCACCCGGTGA
- a CDS encoding alpha/beta fold hydrolase has product MPQLDVDGAALTYDDEGPRDGDGVPLVFVHGWTANRHRWDHQVAHFAEKRRVIRFDLRGHGESSGAGVKTVAELAKDLLALLDHLEIERFVLVGHSMGGMISQTVALSHPRRVERMVLVNSIGRMTYSRGRGLLMGASTLVPFKLFVAANIQRAFAPGYPRDEIRAYVKASADTPREVVMTLYGAMRAFDVLDRVGEIQAPTLMIHGYHDIQLPVRQMLRMAKAYPDAVVRILDAGHELPVEKPAELTAAIDAFVSVKPAQVH; this is encoded by the coding sequence ATGCCGCAGCTCGATGTCGACGGCGCAGCACTGACGTACGACGACGAGGGCCCGCGCGACGGCGACGGCGTGCCCCTGGTGTTCGTGCACGGCTGGACGGCGAACCGGCACCGCTGGGACCACCAGGTGGCGCACTTCGCCGAGAAGCGCCGGGTGATCCGCTTCGACCTGCGCGGCCACGGCGAGAGCAGCGGGGCGGGCGTGAAGACCGTCGCGGAACTGGCGAAGGACCTCCTCGCTCTCCTCGACCACCTGGAGATCGAGCGGTTCGTGCTCGTCGGCCACTCGATGGGCGGGATGATCTCGCAGACCGTCGCGCTCTCACACCCCCGGCGCGTGGAGCGCATGGTGCTGGTGAACTCCATCGGCCGCATGACGTACAGCAGGGGCCGCGGCCTGCTGATGGGGGCCTCCACCCTCGTCCCCTTCAAACTGTTCGTCGCCGCCAACATCCAGCGCGCCTTCGCCCCCGGCTACCCCCGCGACGAGATCCGCGCCTACGTCAAGGCCTCCGCGGACACCCCGCGCGAGGTCGTCATGACGCTGTACGGCGCCATGCGGGCCTTCGACGTCCTGGACCGGGTCGGGGAGATCCAGGCCCCCACGCTGATGATCCACGGCTACCACGACATCCAGCTCCCGGTGCGGCAGATGCTGCGGATGGCCAAGGCCTATCCGGACGCCGTCGTCCGCATCCTCGACGCCGGTCATGAACTCCCCGTCGAGAAGCCGGCCGAACTGACCGCGGCGATCGACGCCTTCGTGAGCGTCAAGCCCGCCCAGGTGCATTGA